Part of the Zygotorulaspora mrakii chromosome 2, complete sequence genome, TGTTTCGCTTGCACTGCTTGCACTGCTTGTAAGGCTCGCACTGCTTGTAAGGCTCGCACTGGATATCCTGTTTGTACTAATCACAGTACTGAGACCCATCGATGTTGTACTGCTCGAGCTGCTCGGGCTTGTCTGCGTTGCACGAACTGAACTGCTTGCACCAGTTGTTGCAGTTGTGCTTGTACTTGTACTTGTACTTGTTTCTGTCATCATCGTACCATCACCCCATAGCTCGTTATAGGCATTGTCACTGCCATAAATTTTCTTTAAGTATTCAACATTCGTCTCTATTGTATCATTGCGTAAAAAGTTTTTGTAAAAGAACGTATCTTCATTATCGCCGAATCTATCATTGTTTGAGACGCCAAATATATCTAAAAtcatatcaaaaatttcaatgtTCTCAAATGGTTTAACGTATCCTtttgtgaaaaatggtCCCATACCAATAAATGCTGATCTCATTTCAGGCACGGAGTTATTATATCCATGTGAACCGATAacttttttatcttttcttttaccGGTATTTTTAAAGtttttctttgtcattATTGCATATCCTGGTTCTGGTATAATCCATATTGGTGCAATTCTTGGCTCGTCCAAATTATCGAAGTTAAAACTATCTGGAAAATTACCgttcaagaaaattttgaattttgaacCAATTTCAATCTCCAATTCATTGAGACTGTTCTGTActactcttttcaattcatttatgtcatctctttcaactGTGGTGATTGCCAACATTGGACCTTCATTGTAAACATTTTGTAATCTCTTGgtattgaatttatcatcTATCAGATCCTCCCATATTAGTACGTTTTTGGGAAACTCTATATTGCTCATACCGTGATCACTAACAATGATTAAGTTGGTAAAGTTTTGTATATTTCTAGTCTCAATCGATTCTGTTAAgtttttgacaaaattatcaactttttcaagttctttAGCAAATAACTGATGATATTCTTGTTGAGAGTTTATTGGATATCCATGCTTATGACCAAATGAATCAATTTGCGGCACATAACTCAATATGAATTGTGGCCTGGAATCTAAGGAATCCATATCCATGAATTTAACAATACTACCAAGCTTGTCATCCAATGATTCATCCAGATCGAACTCATCAGAATAAAAAGGCATTCTCTCCTTGGGTACGCTGGGAACTGAACTGAAATTTACGTCACTTCCTGGCCACATATGAGTTGCGACCTTAAATGGCCAATCCACATCGTCCCCACCATGAGAGAATGCAGTTTGGAGCACCTGCCAGATTGGCTCGCTTGAATTCGCCCATAACAACGGATCAACATTCCCCGGTGAAAACTCCTTGTCTACTGTGGAGTCGTAGAAAAAATTCGAAACAATGCGATGATCTCTCGGGTACTTACCAGTGACAATGCTCCAATGATTAGGGAAAGTTTGCGTCGGGAAACAAGGCAACATATAAGGCGCCGCGGTAATATTCTCGGCGTATGACAATGTGTATAGCCCGTATAAGAAAGGAGTGAACTTTTTCGAGATTAATGATGGGTGGAACCCGTCCAAGGACACCATAACAGTGAGCGGATAGAAATCGTGCGTCCCGTTGTTATATTTGATGTAGGGATCGAATCTGTGACTAAGCAGCCCCTGGCCACTTTTTGTCTTTGCGATGCTTACCAACAACGAAGCTGCAATTCCCACGAGACTCAAAGCCAGAATAATCGACACCACACGTCTCCACGGTACACGCTTCGACCAGCTGGCTCTTCCCATATCGGTGGCGCCTTCTTCCTCAGTTCCGCCGACCGCGATGCCAGTGCGATCCATATCATACAGTGGTATGCTTCTCTCCTGCCACTTGAAGCTCCCCGTATTCGGTAGCCTCAAACTCCTCCTATACCAccaaatcttcaactttctcCACACGCCGCCGGCATTGTCGGGGCCATTGCGGACCTGCGAACCGAGGAAATCCTCATCATCCAGCGATGCCCGCTGCACGCTCTGGTTATCGCTTATATCAAATGACTCGatgtcatcttcatcgcCACCTCCAGCCATCGTAGTTGCTCGTCCAGCCAACTGGGTCGCTACTGCTGTTCAGATCGAGCTCTCCATTATCTTCGAGTTTAATGGCGTCCTCTCCCCTGCGTCCAAACCATAAACGCTTTACTAACCATCCGATTACCCGCCCACAAAATAAATTACCTCTCCGTTACCCCGCCCATCCCCTTTTTGTGATTCcgaaaatctgaaaaaagaaaatctgaaaaaatgcGCCAAACCCGGACACGTAATCGGACCTAATTCCGGAcataaaagaagaaggaaataaaaaaagaaagcaggGACAGAATTTCTCACTTGCGTTGCTACGTTAAATTGCCGAATGGCCGTGAAGGAGCAAGAACACTCAGTTTGATTAGAATCTTTACATGCATGTGCATGCACTGTTTTAGTGTCACCTCCCCTTAATCGCAGCGTTCGAGAGAAGAACATCAATCGTTTGACCCTTCACATCATCAAGCTCATATTGATCACTCGCGTCATATCTTGAAAGCAACCGGTTAAACAGGCTAGTTGCTACCTATTCACGCACAGAGGAGCCACTATTCAGAGTGTAGACGTATGCGACTTGCCATATATTGATTTCTCTTTCGCTGCCATGTTTGTCCCAGAAGAAACCATCTCATATTATCAAGAAAGCTTGTTGGCTCAATATGTGTAAACTAGCCACAGGTACGGGGCGGttgcaatttcttttctacaGTGGATTTCGATCTTCGatgtttcttttgttatctgttttttgttttcaattcttatttcttttgctgCGTGTGTGTACCCCTCAccctttcttcttttctctttcctACGTCGTTCGTTGTTGTTGAGTCTTTTTTATGCCTTACCAATCTATATATAATTTGGTAACTGGTAGTCCTAGATTTTGTAAAGTTTGACTGATTTCGTTTGAAGTTGGATTGATTTGGTATGGATGGCAACAGTCGAAGCACAGCAACAATGACAAGGGAGAATCAACAACATATCATTGAAGGGCCAACCTCAGTTGGTGCAACTGACCGCTCGGCATTCAAGGCCTCCGAGAATGAATTGAAGGCTGCTAACGAGGCTGCTGCCAATAATAATGGCATGGTTCGTGGTGCCACCCCAGATACACCAACTATCCCatctattgaaaatatcgTTCCCTCACATAGACTCGATGGACACGTCACCATCGTGACCGGTGGCTCCGGGGGCTTGGCCCACACTCTATCGCAAGCGTTGGCAGCACAAGGTTCGCAGATAGCGTTGGTTGACCTTGTAGTTGAGAAACTGGCTACAGTGGAATTCGAATTACAAGAGTTCATCAAAGtgaacaaattgaaaccTGTCACAATTTCGACGTGGGCTTGTGATGTCAGCGACGCGGCTCAAGTAGAAGAATTGGTCACTGCAGTACCAAAGGAACATGGCGGTATCATTCCCGATAAGTTGGTTCACACCGCTGGTTATTGTCAAAATATTCCTGCCACCGAGTATCCCGCCGGCCGTGCAGAACATTTGGTCAAGGTCAACCTGATGGGGTCACTATACATATGCCAAGCAATGACTCGCCAGCTGTTGAGTCATCGTAAGAGAAGAAAGTCGATTTCTCATAATATCAACTCCGTTGGTGAGGCTCTGCCTTTCTTCCCAAATGCATCTTTTGTCCTTATTGGATCCATGTCCGGTCTGATCGTCAATACTCCGCAACCGCAAGTAGCATACAATATGGCAAAGGCCGGTGTCATTCATCTAGTTAAGTCTTTGGCGTGTGAATGGGCAAGATATGGTATTCGTGTTAATGCAATCTCACCCGGCTACATTGCTACACCTCTAACCAAGCAGGTGATTAGTGCTTCACCAGAAGGTGCTGCATTGCAAGAAGCATGGACATCGAAAGTACCAATGGGTAGAATGGCTGAACCAAAGGAGTTCATCGGTGCTATGCTTTATCTACTAAGTCGTGGCGCTTCCAGCTACACAACAGGTGAAAATTTGGTTGTCGATGGTGGTTACACATGTTGGTAGTTGTTTTTGTCTTTGAACTATATTCTTTtcctatttctttttttataattCGTGTATAAGAAATCTCAAGTAATCTATTGTACAGTATTGTAGACATTCGGATCGGGAAAAAGGacttgaaaaggaaattttATATAGACGACGTACATTACTGTTAGAAACATTAAATTACATCATAACACATTTTCCATCTCCAGAATCACTGTTTGAACCTGATTCTATCGATtccatctttttcaatagcATCATTATTGCTTCATTAACATTAATATCTTGCTTTGCGCTACTCTCTATAAAGCCACctcttgtttttttatcactACTAACTATACTTTGAATCATCTTGATACCTTCTTCCCGTGTAACATAGTCCTTGGTGGAATCAACTCTCATATCAATCTTATTCGCTACCACGACAACTGGAAGATTATCTCTACCCAATTGATCGACAAGTTTATCCCAGATGATAGGTATCAATTCAAAACTACTTCTGTTGGTTACACTGTAACAAAGAACTATACCTTTGATACCAATTAGAGATTTCATATTCAGAAGTGAAAATTCATCTTCGCCTGCTGTATCCAGGATTTCGAGCGTATAATTATGATTTTTGAACCGTATGATTTTAGTGaactcattttcaatagtGGGATAGTAAGATTCAACGAAATGTGATTCCACAAATCGCACCGTTAATGTGGTTTTACCAACATTCCGAGCTCCTAAAATAGCAATCTTGCGTTGGAACGACCTTGCGGACTGCGACGAATGCGATGATGCTGGTGTTGCTAATTCGCGATTGTATTCCATGATTAGATTTGTACTTGTGAATGAAAACCGGCTCTCACTGATGACAATTACTTAGATTTTACAAGTCTATTATTATACTTAAGATGCTCATGCCATTTGAATCGAATCAGATAAATACGTTGTGGTGCTTTCAGAGGGTAACACCTTTTATTTGGGAAGGTTTAAAAAACTGTGTAGcatgattgaaaaaaaaacgtaTTATCAATCATTGAACCATAGaactgcaaaaaaaaaacctaGAAATCGCTCTGAAATACCATCAGAATGCTTCAATTCATTGGATTTGGTGTTCAAGTCGAATTGAGAGATGGAAAACTCATTCAGGGTAAAATTGCCAAAGCTACTTCAAAAGGTTTAACTTTGAATGACGTCAAGTTTGGGGATGGTGGAACTTCACAAGCATTTAAAGTTAGAGCTTCGAGATTAAAAGATCTTAAAGTGTTGACTGTGCCACcctcaaagaaagaattcGAAGCACATAAACAGGAACAGCAGCAGGGACAACAACAAGAGGAACAAACAAAAGAGCTAGACTGGCAAGATGACGAGGTGTCAAAAATCAAACTGCAAGACGATTTCGATTTCGAAGGCAATCTACGCatgttcaacaaaaaagatgttttcGCAGAATTGAAGCAAAAGGATGAAATCGATCCGCAAAATAGATTGGTCTCTCACAACGTAAGGCAAACATCAGCGCATAGCCAGACTaaacttcaaattgatGAGATGGTGATTCCAAATGCTAAGAATGATGCTTGGGACCAATTATCGTTCGAAGCTGATaatggtgatgatgaagttgatgatgaggacgatgacgatgatgaggatgaggatgatTACGACACTAATGAGACTACCTCCGCACAATATATGCCTGTTACCAAATCCATAAATATCACCCACTTACTTCATAAAGCCTCGTCAGGAAACAAGGAGAAGGATAAGGATCAAGAACAGATGCTAAGCCAGTTGGAACACTTGCTGATGAATCAATCAAGATCCAATTCGTTTTCCAACGTTCCATCGCCGTCTTCAAAACCAGCACTTCTGAAGACAAAAGACACAAAAAGAGTGGTCCCCATGGCTACCCCAGTACAGTTGCTAGAAATTGAGCGTGTTAACTCAGAGCAATATGGAATTTCTTCAAGCATAATGCTTGAATGTTTCGCATTGAATGCGTCTTTCTTTCTGAAACAAAAACTAGGTGGTCGTGCTAGACTTCGTTTGAATAACAGTAACCCTGGTCCATTAGTTATAATACTGGCCTCCGACTCTACCCGATCTGGATCTCGTGCTATGGCACTCGGGAGACATTTATGTCAGTCAGGTCATATTCGTGTAATTGCATTGTTAACCTGCACGTCTAATGATTTGCAAGATTCTCACGTAAAGGAACAGCTGGAAATTTTTAAGAAATGTGGCGGTAAAACTGTCAATAGCATCTCCGCATTAGAAAACGCTATAGAAAAGCTGAATAGCCCCGTCGAAATGATAATTGATGCAATGCAAGGTTTCGATTGTAATCTAAGTGATTTGTATGAAAACAGTTATCTTGCAGAGGACTATGATAACTTCGCATCTTCAGTCAAGGGTCGCATCACAGCTATGATTTCGTGGTGCAACCAGACCTTGAATAAAAACGCGAAGCAAATTTGGTCCTTAGATATACCAAGTGGTTATGATAGCGGATCAGGCTTGAGGAATTTCGATTTGGCCGTACAGGCGACAGGTATTCTGAGTACTGAATGGCCGTTGACATCAATTCTTAATATCAAGGCAGATTTGCTCCTTCGTCTACAGGAATGCGTAGTAATAAACATGGGCACACCACAAAGAATATATAGTCAAAGAACATCGCTCCGCAAATTTCAAGCATGCGATCTTTTCGCAACTGAGGGGTATCAATCCTTAGAATTGTGATGTCGCTGGTACTATGTAATATATATGTatgtatttttttatccaGGACTGAATTGAGTTCATTGATTGATCTTGATTATTGATGGTGAATTACAccatttgatgaaaacCTGCCGGAACGATATTTGCGAACGAGCATTCCATACACATGTCACTTAACGTACCGAATACTCGTTTATCTTGCAAATTCTTGACCTGGAAGCTGATGCTTCTACGGGcgttttttctttttgggTCTGTTTCGCCTGGAGTGATCAAAAAAGACGAAGAAACGAAAGGGCAGGCAGGGAGGTTGgaaatccaaaaaaacaagTGCAACCAGTAATTGAAGGGCTATCACTTGTTAGATGGGTGAGACAAACGTTGGCGCACCATTTGAATAGCAGGTTAGATTGGCAATCAGCTATCAGCAGAATTTGTTGGTTATAATTTGGGAGAGAGAAGAAGCGCCGAGACACCTTTGATTATCTCCTTTATTTCAAGAAACGCCTATTAGTTTGCTTTTGTATCTTTGTGCACATAGTATTTGGTCATCTTTAATTTAATAACGAGCTGTAATGGGTgcttgttgctgttgtcTGAAAGATTCTTCAGATGAAGCCAGTATTTTACCCATTGCCGATAATGAGCGTGAAGCAGTAACATTGTTACTAGGATATTTAGAGGACAAAGATAGATTTGACTTCTACTCTGGAAAGCCCTTGAAGGCATTGACTACATTAGTTTATTCGgataatttgaatttacAAAGAAGTGCAGCATTAGCATTTGCAGAGATTACAGAGAAATTTGTACGTCCAGTATCTCGGGATGTTTTAGAGCCCATACTGATTTTATTGCAAAGTCAAGACCCGCAAATTCAAGTCGCAGCATGTGCTGCCTTAGGTAATCTAGCAGTTAACAACGATAATAAGCTACTGATTGTCGATATGGGTGGTCTAGAACCTCTAATAAGTCAAATGATGGGAAACAATGTTGAAGTGCAATGCAATGCTGTCGGTTGCATCACAAATTTGGCAACCCAAGATGATAATAAACATAAGATTGCCACGTCTGGTGCCTTAGTTCCATTGACAAGGTTAGCAAAGTCGAAGCACATTAGAGTGCAAAGAAATGCAACTGGCGCTTTACTGAATATGACTCATTCCGAAGAAAATCGAAGAGAGCTAGTTAACGCAGGTTCGGTTCCAGTATTAGTATCTTTGCTGTCATCATCTGACCCGGATGTTCAATATTATTGTACTACAGCATTATCAAATATCGCGGTTGATGAATCGAACAGGAAAAAATTGGCTCAAACAGAGCCTCGCTTAGTATCTAAGTTAGTCGCGTTAATGGATTCAACGTCATCAAGAGTCAAATGTCAGGCCACATTGGCTTTAAGAAATTTGGCGTCAGATACAAGCTACCAATTAGAAATTGTAAGAGCCGGAGGATTACCTCATTTAGTTAAACTCATTCAAAGTAATTCCATGCCATTAGTTCTCGCAAGTGTTGCATGTAtcagaaatatttcaatacaTCCCTTAAATGAGGGCTTGATTGTTGATGCGGGTTTCCTAAAGCCATTGGTGAAACTATTGGATTACAAAGAGAGTGAAGAGATACAGTGCCATGCTGTTTCGACGCTGAGAAACCTGGCTGCATCTTCAGAAAGGAATCGCAAAGAATTCTTTGAGAGCGGCGCTGTTGAAAAGTGTAAAGAATTAGCGCTAGATTCACCTGTTAGTGTACAAAGTGAGATTTCGGCAtgttttgcaattttaGCATTGGCCGATGTATCCAAGTTGGACCTTCTAGATTCTAATATTCTAGATGCCTTAATTCCAATGACTTTCTCGAATAACCAAGAAGTGTCCGGTAATGCAGCTGCCGCTTTAGCCAATCTCTGCTCCAGAATTAATAACTATTCTAGGATCATAGATGCTTGGGATCAGCCAAAGGATGGTATTCGGGGATTTTTGATTAGGTTTTTACATAGTGGCTATGCCACTTTTGAGCATATTGCACTTTGGACAATTCTCCAGCTTTTAGAAAGTCACAATGATAAAGTAGCCGAATTGGTTAAAAGCGACTCAGAGATTGTTGCAGCGGTTAAGAGGATGGCCGATGTTACGTTCAATCGTTTGCAAGTCTTATCATCTGACTCAAAAATGAACGATAATGAGCTATCGAATTCTAGATCATCTGAGCAAGTTGAAGATGCTAGTGCAGAATTATACAATATAACCcaacaaattcttcaatttttaaacTAGCCAAGTTATGGCTCCTGACATCCACACAATATGATAAGGTCtacaaaatgaaagaagGGAAGCTTCATTCATTTTAGTTATCATTAATGCAAACCCATCCATCAAATACCTTCCTACTTCGAAAAGAAACAGTAATGAACGGACCATATATTGAAGTGTTGTGAAAcaatgaaacaaaaagttttaAAAAGAGGGAAAGctcaataaaaaaagttcatcCTGTAGTTATCAACGTGTTGAAAGAAAACGGCTTTCGTCTTCATATAATACTGGAAGCTTATGAATATCATTATTTCGCAAAAATCAGCTGTTTTTTAATTAATTAGATTTTGATCCCGTGTTTTATCCAAATTGTATTTCTATATATGCGATATAAATGTAAATTTAAATCTTCGCCCAGAAGTAGCTTCGAAAACTCGTTTAGGtaataaaattgaagtaTGATAtggtaaaacaaaaataaaaaggtCCTACCCGGACTCGAACCGGGGTTGTTCGGATCAAAACCGAAAGTGATAACCACTACACTATAGAACCTTGATATGCTCTGCTTGCAGGAAAACTACAGatctatatatatagtaATTTTAGTCATCTGACCTTCAATTTTATGATGAgcattcatttttttatttttttaatttgaatattttataaaaatgtacgtattatttttatatgAGGATCATTAGGGTCATAAAAAAACAGTCCTAATTCTATGTTCATATCTGCAAGTGCCAACTTGCCGTTAATGAATTCATGTCAGTGAAAAAGCGAGTGCGGTTGTCGTTTCAGGGAAACTTTTACCACGCGTATTGGTCCTGTTGATTGGAAATTGTTGGTTGGTGAACACAGCTGCTTAAATGCTGTATTCGTTCTTGCTGGATTCGAAAAGATTTGTTCATGGCAGAAAGTTGTTTCCTTTCCTTTCCTTTCGTCAATCCatattattttcaaacGTGGCTTCGTGGGTCTGTCTCTCACTATAGAACTGTTCAAGATCTACCTCTTCATCTGTCTGTTTCTTAAAAGTAATCCAACGTGACCTGTGATCGCAAACCTCTACCAAGACCATGGCGCAAAAAGTAACAACTGCCTTTACAAGTATTATAGTGGCTTTTCTATTCAGCAGAGAGTATGACAGGTCGAGAAGAATAATACCATAGTAGAAGAATCTTATGACCCACAAAAAAATGGGCATCCGAAAGTCAATATTCTTCACATAGATGTGTATCCAAAGTAGAGGTAATCCCGGAAGGAGTGACCAGCGCCGTATTTTTGGGGTTAGAGTTTCCAAGACATATATCAGGAAGTATAATCCGTAGAAGAATTCAATATGTCT contains:
- a CDS encoding alkaline phosphatase family protein (similar to Saccharomyces cerevisiae NPP1 (YCR026C) and NPP2 (YEL016C); ancestral locus Anc_1.444), yielding MAGGGDEDDIESFDISDNQSVQRASLDDEDFLGSQVRNGPDNAGGVWRKLKIWWYRRSLRLPNTGSFKWQERSIPLYDMDRTGIAVGGTEEEGATDMGRASWSKRVPWRRVVSIILALSLVGIAASLLVSIAKTKSGQGLLSHRFDPYIKYNNGTHDFYPLTVMVSLDGFHPSLISKKFTPFLYGLYTLSYAENITAAPYMLPCFPTQTFPNHWSIVTGKYPRDHRIVSNFFYDSTVDKEFSPGNVDPLLWANSSEPIWQVLQTAFSHGGDDVDWPFKVATHMWPGSDVNFSSVPSVPKERMPFYSDEFDLDESLDDKLGSIVKFMDMDSLDSRPQFILSYVPQIDSFGHKHGYPINSQQEYHQLFAKELEKVDNFVKNLTESIETRNIQNFTNLIIVSDHGMSNIEFPKNVLIWEDLIDDKFNTKRLQNVYNEGPMLAITTVERDDINELKRVVQNSLNELEIEIGSKFKIFLNGNFPDSFNFDNLDEPRIAPIWIIPEPGYAIMTKKNFKNTGKRKDKKVIGSHGYNNSVPEMRSAFIGMGPFFTKGYVKPFENIEIFDMILDIFGVSNNDRFGDNEDTFFYKNFLRNDTIETNVEYLKKIYGSDNAYNELWGDGTMMTETSTSTSTSTTATTGASSSVRATQTSPSSSSSTTSMGLSTVISTNRISSASLTSSASLTSSASSASETKAGNWLEDILEDTKDIIDEIIDDIEDIVKGDNNT
- the RHB1 gene encoding putative GTPase RHB1 (similar to Saccharomyces cerevisiae RHB1 (YCR027C); ancestral locus Anc_1.443) — its product is MEYNRELATPASSHSSQSARSFQRKIAILGARNVGKTTLTVRFVESHFVESYYPTIENEFTKIIRFKNHNYTLEILDTAGEDEFSLLNMKSLIGIKGIVLCYSVTNRSSFELIPIIWDKLVDQLGRDNLPVVVVANKIDMRVDSTKDYVTREEGIKMIQSIVSSDKKTRGGFIESSAKQDINVNEAIMMLLKKMESIESGSNSDSGDGKCVMM
- the EDC3 gene encoding Edc3p (similar to Saccharomyces cerevisiae EDC3 (YEL015W); ancestral locus Anc_1.442), giving the protein MLQFIGFGVQVELRDGKLIQGKIAKATSKGLTLNDVKFGDGGTSQAFKVRASRLKDLKVLTVPPSKKEFEAHKQEQQQGQQQEEQTKELDWQDDEVSKIKLQDDFDFEGNLRMFNKKDVFAELKQKDEIDPQNRLVSHNVRQTSAHSQTKLQIDEMVIPNAKNDAWDQLSFEADNGDDEVDDEDDDDDEDEDDYDTNETTSAQYMPVTKSINITHLLHKASSGNKEKDKDQEQMLSQLEHLLMNQSRSNSFSNVPSPSSKPALLKTKDTKRVVPMATPVQLLEIERVNSEQYGISSSIMLECFALNASFFLKQKLGGRARLRLNNSNPGPLVIILASDSTRSGSRAMALGRHLCQSGHIRVIALLTCTSNDLQDSHVKEQLEIFKKCGGKTVNSISALENAIEKLNSPVEMIIDAMQGFDCNLSDLYENSYLAEDYDNFASSVKGRITAMISWCNQTLNKNAKQIWSLDIPSGYDSGSGLRNFDLAVQATGILSTEWPLTSILNIKADLLLRLQECVVINMGTPQRIYSQRTSLRKFQACDLFATEGYQSLEL
- the VAC8 gene encoding protein anchor VAC8 (similar to Saccharomyces cerevisiae VAC8 (YEL013W); ancestral locus Anc_1.441), with the protein product MGACCCCLKDSSDEASILPIADNEREAVTLLLGYLEDKDRFDFYSGKPLKALTTLVYSDNLNLQRSAALAFAEITEKFVRPVSRDVLEPILILLQSQDPQIQVAACAALGNLAVNNDNKLLIVDMGGLEPLISQMMGNNVEVQCNAVGCITNLATQDDNKHKIATSGALVPLTRLAKSKHIRVQRNATGALLNMTHSEENRRELVNAGSVPVLVSLLSSSDPDVQYYCTTALSNIAVDESNRKKLAQTEPRLVSKLVALMDSTSSRVKCQATLALRNLASDTSYQLEIVRAGGLPHLVKLIQSNSMPLVLASVACIRNISIHPLNEGLIVDAGFLKPLVKLLDYKESEEIQCHAVSTLRNLAASSERNRKEFFESGAVEKCKELALDSPVSVQSEISACFAILALADVSKLDLLDSNILDALIPMTFSNNQEVSGNAAAALANLCSRINNYSRIIDAWDQPKDGIRGFLIRFLHSGYATFEHIALWTILQLLESHNDKVAELVKSDSEIVAAVKRMADVTFNRLQVLSSDSKMNDNELSNSRSSEQVEDASAELYNITQQILQFLN